GCGGCATGGCCAGCAGGCCGATGATTTCGCCGCGCTCCTTCCAGATGTACCAGGTGGCGATGCCGCCTATCAGCAGGCTCTTCAGTATCGCCTTCACGCCTTCGGTGACGGCGTTCAGCGAGAACAGCCGCTTGATGCCGGACAGCGGGTTCATCTTGCCGAAATTGGGCTCAAGAGCCTTGAAGGTGAGATTCCAGCCCCCGATTAGGGTGGGGGTGAAAATGGCAACCAAGGCCAGGCCGCCAAAAAAAGGGGCCAGTTCCCATAACGCTCCGAACAAGCTTTCCTTGAACCGCACCAGCGCCGGCTCGGCGTTCTGCACCGTGGTCTGATCGAAGGTGAGCAGGCGGTGCATGGTGTCGCCAAGGAAGCGTCCGAGCTTGCCGCCCATCACCATCAGCAACGCGACCCCGGTCATGGTGACGGCGAAGGTGGACAGTTCCCGGGAGCGGGGGATGTTGCCATCTTCCCTGGCAGTCGACAGCCGTTTGGCTGACGCGGGTTCTGTTCGTTCGAGGTCGGAGTCTTCAGCCATGGGCTCTCTTCAGATAAATGCTTTTGTCTTGATTTTAAACTGAATGGTAGCTTACGCAGACGGGTTTCGGCCAGCCTTCCGCCTCGCGCCGACGGGCCGCTAGCGGTACAATAATCTGATTATTGACGGAATCGACCACATGCAACAGTACCTCGATCTGATGCGCCATGTGCTGGAACATGGACACGACAAGGCCGACCGCACCGGCACCGGCACCCGCTCGGTGTTCGGCTACCAGATGCGCTTCAACCTGGCCGACGGTTTCCCGCTGGTCACCACCAAGAAATGCCATCTGCGCTCCATCATCCATGAATTGCTGTGGTTCCTGTCCGGCGACACCAATATCCGCTACCTGAAGGAAAACGGCGTGTCGATCTGGGACGAATGGGCCGACGAAAACGGCGACCTCGGCCCGGTTTACGGCTATCAGTGGCGCAGCTGGCCTGCGCCGGACGGCCGCCACATCGACCAGATCAGCCAACTGCTGGACATGATCCAGAAGACTCCGGATTCGCGCCGGCTGATCGTGTCGGCTTGGAATCCGGCGCTGGTGGACCAGATGGCGCTGCCGCCCTGCCATAGCCTGTTCCAGTTCTACGTCGCCGACGGCAAGCTGTCCTGCCAGTTGTACCAGCGCTCGGCGGATATCTTCCTCGGCGTCCCGTTCAACATCGCCAGCTACGCGTTGTTGACGATGATGGTGGCGCAGGTGTGCGGCCTTGAGCCCGGCGATTTCGTCCACACGCTGGGCGACGCCCACCTGTACAGCA
This genomic window from Chromobacterium phragmitis contains:
- a CDS encoding thymidylate synthase — translated: MQQYLDLMRHVLEHGHDKADRTGTGTRSVFGYQMRFNLADGFPLVTTKKCHLRSIIHELLWFLSGDTNIRYLKENGVSIWDEWADENGDLGPVYGYQWRSWPAPDGRHIDQISQLLDMIQKTPDSRRLIVSAWNPALVDQMALPPCHSLFQFYVADGKLSCQLYQRSADIFLGVPFNIASYALLTMMVAQVCGLEPGDFVHTLGDAHLYSNHLEQAELQLSREPRTLPTMRLNPEVKDLFAFQFEDFALEGYDPHPHIKAQVAV